A window of Komagataeibacter medellinensis NBRC 3288 contains these coding sequences:
- a CDS encoding carbohydrate porin: protein MGSIIMFPATANPVCVRAARPPVGRMHHVARTAVYALPFALGCVLFGAVPARAQVMDRDIGSAPSLLVSRPLPKHDSHKTWVPPFSQPEAVAPNPVSKWLRRRGINFLVDNTNEFAGAITPPTRGTTPGFSNYKQGASNAGQYAMQLDMDWDKLAGWHGFATHMVTVGRYGTTANRMFGDWLNHASEDYGGGGNVVVHLVYAYGEETLLGGRLAIAAGRMAEISDFAASPLFCNFQNGSICGRPKGITDTNFAAGYPASTWGFRVRGRPARSVYVQTGLYPIENGIYQVFQHRTGFKFNGANIIGYTAPIETAWEPVFRHGTLPGHYKFGAQLFSTPQDDNYLDVNGAPYALTGRKRQRHGASWSTWMMFDQRLLHYHNKDSGLTALSGMIYNDPRTSLRKYLVYAALLNRGAFRTRPYDTMGFALTYTRIADGVTLAEQDMINNGNRSSLPNHATGVQHNTIVMEANYAIHVMPGVIFTPLFEYYIHPNAQSNLRDAALLGFKSHIQLM, encoded by the coding sequence ATGGGGAGCATCATCATGTTTCCTGCTACCGCAAATCCGGTGTGCGTGCGCGCAGCGCGCCCACCAGTCGGTCGCATGCATCATGTCGCGCGCACGGCCGTGTATGCGCTGCCATTTGCGCTCGGCTGTGTGCTATTTGGGGCTGTACCCGCTAGGGCACAGGTCATGGATCGTGATATTGGTTCGGCCCCCAGCCTGCTGGTGTCGCGTCCGTTGCCAAAGCATGATTCGCACAAGACCTGGGTGCCCCCATTTTCCCAACCTGAAGCGGTGGCGCCCAATCCTGTCTCAAAGTGGCTGCGCCGCCGGGGAATTAATTTCCTTGTGGATAATACCAACGAATTCGCGGGTGCCATAACGCCACCTACGCGCGGGACTACACCGGGGTTCAGCAATTACAAACAGGGTGCCAGCAATGCCGGACAGTATGCCATGCAGCTTGATATGGACTGGGACAAGCTGGCGGGCTGGCACGGATTTGCAACCCATATGGTGACCGTTGGCCGTTATGGTACAACCGCCAACCGCATGTTCGGGGACTGGCTGAACCATGCATCGGAAGATTATGGCGGCGGCGGTAACGTGGTGGTCCATCTTGTCTATGCCTATGGGGAGGAAACGCTTCTAGGCGGGCGACTGGCAATTGCCGCAGGCCGCATGGCCGAAATATCGGATTTTGCGGCCAGTCCCCTGTTTTGCAACTTCCAGAACGGCAGTATCTGCGGCCGACCCAAGGGCATTACCGACACCAATTTTGCAGCTGGCTATCCCGCATCCACATGGGGGTTCCGTGTGCGTGGCCGTCCCGCGCGCTCCGTCTATGTGCAGACCGGGCTGTACCCGATTGAAAACGGCATTTATCAGGTATTCCAGCACCGGACCGGGTTCAAGTTCAATGGTGCAAACATCATCGGTTATACCGCGCCGATAGAAACTGCGTGGGAACCTGTTTTTCGTCATGGCACGTTGCCGGGGCATTATAAATTCGGTGCACAGTTGTTCAGCACGCCGCAGGATGACAATTACCTTGATGTGAATGGCGCGCCTTACGCCCTGACAGGCCGCAAGCGGCAGCGGCATGGGGCGTCGTGGTCTACATGGATGATGTTTGACCAGCGTCTGCTGCATTACCATAATAAGGATTCTGGCCTGACCGCGCTGTCTGGCATGATCTATAACGACCCGCGTACATCACTGCGCAAATATCTTGTTTACGCGGCGCTGCTCAATCGGGGTGCCTTCCGTACACGCCCGTATGACACGATGGGATTTGCCCTGACCTATACACGAATTGCCGATGGCGTGACGCTGGCGGAACAGGACATGATTAATAACGGTAACAGAAGCAGCTTGCCCAACCATGCAACCGGCGTGCAGCACAATACCATCGTCATGGAAGCGAACTATGCCATACATGTCATGCCGGGCGTTATCTTCACCCCACTGTTCGAATACTATATTCACCCCAATGCCCAATCCAACCTGCGTGATGCAGCATTGTTAGGATTCAAAAGCCATATCCAGTTGATGTAA